From one Vibrio neonatus genomic stretch:
- a CDS encoding alkyl sulfatase dimerization domain-containing protein: MRKIILSSTLLLSTPFVAVADQYNLSLQYNPIVTDSGIVTTKPAATVDHLWDVDVQSITQITDGVYRIAGWGIGNVIAVEAPEGWIIVDTGDDVKVAQEQRKQLEEKLNKEIDVRAVLYTHSHYVWGTQAWSNENTTIYAHEWMEKHLLADNGVSPLAGTFSTRVAIQFGLLHPESGPDAFPNKLGFTMDKLEGEKGYQSPTVTFKHNQVETHTIAGTEVIVLPSPTDVTDSVAYYFPEKSLMVTNAMNAGSIFNLYTLRGDRYRDPIRLVDAADLVLSYDFDHHVDIHGGANVTKEAAENAIYEFRDSMQLIHDQTIRAIKLGNDAQGAAEFVYMPANLRVDKETYGQVESHVKQVYNGVMGWNGWDVYDINPLKTKTFAHQFIESLGGVELANAQAKQSNQKQTLEGWQWSLYLTSQILEIDPDSADAKHSRAEAARALGQRTSSANARGFYISEALLHEGKLSFGAHHLDNYQTLTQLLGAITMEKLEKSPIENNVEYIRYLVDTRKAEGLSSQFNLKMSDSEHAFGIQLRNGIIQISSQLNSGVTVNLSHSDWSEVLLGKTEFKQLDKSLADFDTALIIAEK; encoded by the coding sequence ATGCGAAAGATAATTCTCAGCAGTACGCTTTTACTCTCTACTCCATTTGTTGCGGTTGCCGACCAATACAACCTTTCTCTTCAATATAATCCTATTGTTACGGATAGTGGCATTGTCACTACCAAGCCTGCCGCAACGGTGGATCATTTATGGGACGTAGACGTGCAATCAATCACTCAGATAACTGACGGTGTCTATCGTATTGCTGGCTGGGGAATAGGCAACGTTATTGCCGTTGAGGCTCCAGAAGGTTGGATTATCGTTGATACGGGAGACGATGTAAAAGTAGCGCAAGAGCAACGCAAACAGTTAGAGGAAAAACTGAACAAAGAGATTGATGTTCGCGCTGTTCTTTATACCCATTCACATTATGTGTGGGGCACACAGGCTTGGAGTAATGAAAACACCACTATTTATGCTCATGAGTGGATGGAGAAACACCTTTTAGCCGACAATGGCGTGAGCCCTTTAGCGGGAACCTTTTCTACACGAGTCGCTATTCAATTTGGTTTGTTACACCCAGAAAGCGGGCCCGATGCTTTTCCTAACAAACTCGGTTTTACAATGGACAAGCTAGAGGGAGAAAAAGGTTACCAATCTCCGACTGTTACTTTTAAGCACAATCAAGTAGAAACTCACACAATAGCGGGGACGGAGGTGATTGTTTTACCTAGCCCTACGGATGTGACAGACAGTGTTGCCTACTATTTTCCCGAAAAGAGCCTTATGGTGACCAATGCCATGAATGCCGGTTCAATTTTCAATCTCTATACTTTGCGCGGAGATAGGTACCGTGATCCTATTCGCCTTGTTGATGCTGCAGATTTAGTTCTTTCTTATGACTTTGACCATCACGTTGACATACACGGCGGTGCTAATGTGACAAAAGAAGCCGCTGAAAATGCCATTTATGAGTTTCGTGACTCGATGCAACTGATACATGACCAAACAATACGCGCAATAAAGCTTGGAAATGACGCTCAAGGTGCTGCCGAATTTGTGTATATGCCCGCTAACTTGCGAGTGGATAAAGAAACTTATGGGCAAGTTGAAAGCCACGTTAAGCAAGTCTATAACGGTGTTATGGGGTGGAACGGTTGGGATGTGTACGACATCAACCCTCTCAAGACAAAAACCTTTGCTCATCAATTTATCGAGAGCTTAGGAGGGGTTGAACTGGCGAATGCACAGGCGAAACAGTCGAATCAGAAACAAACGCTGGAAGGGTGGCAGTGGTCTTTGTATTTAACCTCACAAATACTTGAAATTGATCCTGATAGTGCCGACGCCAAACATTCTCGTGCAGAAGCTGCCAGAGCACTAGGGCAACGTACTAGTTCAGCCAATGCTCGTGGATTCTATATTTCCGAAGCATTACTTCATGAAGGGAAACTTTCATTTGGTGCGCATCATTTGGATAATTATCAAACGCTAACCCAGTTACTCGGCGCAATCACAATGGAAAAGCTAGAGAAATCACCGATAGAAAATAATGTAGAGTACATCCGTTATTTGGTGGATACACGCAAAGCGGAAGGTTTGTCTTCTCAATTTAACCTAAAGATGAGCGATAGTGAGCACGCGTTTGGTATTCAGCTTCGAAATGGCATCATTCAAATTAGCTCTCAATTAAATTCTGGAGTTACCGTTAATTTATCTCACTCGGACTGGAGCGAAGTGTTACTTGGCAAGACAGAGTTTAAGCAATTAGATAAGTCTCTAGCAGACTTTGATACAGCGCTCATTATTGCTGAGAAATAA
- a CDS encoding haloalkane dehalogenase, whose amino-acid sequence MSATLSTEIPSTTKYTHQYIEVLGSKIAYIDVGEGDPILFLHGQPTSSYLWRNIMPHLEGQGRLIAPDNIGFGKSDQPDLAYTFEDHYRYFDALMKKLDLNNITLVVHDWGSGLGLHYARLNESRIKAIVTMEALMAPLLPAESYDAYPKKKAEFSKMVRDPVQGRKLVIEDNFFLEKAFPAAIIRPLDKETHEEYMKPFPTEKSRIQVFQWPRELPIGGEPAVTTKVVSNYNSWLETTEIPWLYLYATPGSQNPPEAADYWETRAKNIQISYIGEAIHYVQEDQPYAIGRAIYDWYRRINK is encoded by the coding sequence ATGAGCGCAACGTTATCAACAGAAATCCCGTCAACAACAAAGTATACACACCAGTACATTGAGGTTTTAGGTTCTAAAATAGCCTATATCGATGTAGGAGAAGGTGACCCAATTCTTTTTCTACACGGTCAGCCAACATCGTCGTACTTGTGGCGTAATATCATGCCTCACCTTGAAGGTCAGGGGCGCTTGATTGCACCGGATAACATTGGTTTTGGTAAATCTGACCAACCAGATCTAGCGTATACCTTTGAAGACCATTACCGCTATTTTGATGCATTAATGAAGAAACTAGACCTTAATAACATTACCCTGGTTGTACACGATTGGGGGTCTGGTCTAGGTCTGCATTACGCACGTCTTAACGAATCAAGAATCAAAGCAATTGTCACGATGGAGGCGCTAATGGCACCGCTTCTACCGGCTGAAAGCTACGATGCTTACCCAAAGAAAAAGGCTGAGTTTTCTAAGATGGTTCGAGATCCTGTTCAGGGGCGTAAGCTTGTGATTGAGGACAATTTCTTTTTGGAAAAAGCATTTCCTGCTGCGATAATTCGTCCACTAGATAAAGAAACTCATGAAGAGTATATGAAGCCATTTCCTACTGAAAAATCACGCATTCAGGTTTTCCAGTGGCCACGTGAGCTACCCATTGGTGGAGAGCCTGCGGTAACGACTAAAGTTGTTAGCAACTACAACTCATGGCTTGAAACAACAGAAATTCCTTGGTTATATTTGTATGCGACTCCGGGTTCTCAGAACCCACCAGAGGCGGCGGACTACTGGGAAACTCGTGCAAAAAACATTCAAATTTCCTACATTGGTGAGGCCATTCACTACGTACAAGAAGATCAGCCATACGCCATTGGTCGTGCTATCTATGATTGGTATCGCCGTATCAATAAATAG